A single region of the Lotus japonicus ecotype B-129 chromosome 4, LjGifu_v1.2 genome encodes:
- the LOC130712703 gene encoding uncharacterized mitochondrial protein AtMg00810-like has product MESINVVVDDNVNNLNVVNTDGDDNVPQIVDARPNITDIRSDIELEEENGQESSKEVVPSIRIQKIHPKENISGNLMISQIYVDDIVFGGMSDHMVEHFVQHMKFEFEMSLVGELNYFLGLQVKQMEDSMFISKSKYAKELVKKFGLEGSTHKKTHAATHIKLTKHDSGPDVDQSLYRSMIGSLLYLTASRPDIAFAVGVCARYQAAPKESHLAQVKRIIKYVSGTGDYGIFYAHHTNSSLVGYCDGDWPGNADDRKSTSGRCFFLGNNLILWFSKKQNCVSLTTAEAEYIAVGNGCTQLLWMKQMLKEYNVL; this is encoded by the coding sequence ATGGAGTCCATAAATGTGGTTGTGGATGACAATGTAAACAATCTGAATGTAGTCAATACAGATGGAGATGATAATGTGCCTCAGATAGTTGATGCGAGACCAAATATCACTGACATCCGGTCTGACATAGaactagaagaagaaaatgggcaGGAGTCATCTAAGGAGGTCGTTCCTTCAATCAGGATTCAGAAGATCCATCCCAAAGAAAACATAAGTGGGAATCTTATGATATCTCAGATATATGtagatgacattgtctttggagggATGTCAGACCACATGGTAGAACATTTTGTTCAACATATGAAatttgaatttgagatgagtttGGTTGGTGAATTAAATTACTTCCTGGGATTGCAAGTAAAACAGATGGAAGACTCTATGTTCATCTCAAAGAGCAAGTATGCCAAAGaattagtcaagaagtttggactTGAAGGTTCAACTCATAAGAAAACTCATGCAGCTACTCATATCAAGTTGACAAAACATGATAGTGGTCctgatgttgatcaaagtctttACAGAAGTATGATAGGCAGTCTTCTGTACCTAACTGCTAGTAGACCTGACATTGCCTTTGCAGTTGGAGTGTGTGCAAGGTATCAAGCTGCTCCTAAGGAAAGTCATCTTGCTCAAGTGAAGAGGATTATCAAGTATGTTAGTGGTACGGGTGACTATGGTATCTTCTATGCTCATCATACAAATTCTAGTCTTGTGGGATACTGTGATGGAGATTGGCCAGGAAATGCAGATGACAGGAAGAGTACTTCAGGACGATGTTTCTTTTTGGGGAATAACCTTATCTTGTGGTTCAGCAAGAAACAAAATTGTGTTTCCTTAACTACTGCTGAAGCTGAGTATATAGCTGTTGGAAATGGATGCACACAGTTACTATGGATGAAGCAGATGTTGAAAGAATACAATGTCCTATAA
- the LOC130712704 gene encoding uncharacterized protein LOC130712704, producing MVASTGRKRKHVSETDSEPEVEPDVPDISTTTKKRIKGKRIPLNVPDAPIDNVSFHFASSTQSWKFVVQRRLAKEKELHEDALGLKEIMDLLVDASLMKTVKDIGRCFTQLVREFIVNIPTDCDDESSYEYRKVYVRGKCVNFSPEVVNEFLGRSPAAVTDEELDLNKVAKTLTGKMVKKWPKKGLLPSGKLTTKYVVLFKIGCANWMATNHLSGVTAPLSKMLYLIGTGGEFDFGQLVFEQTLKHAGSYAVRLPSLFPCLLSEIIVQQHPHNPHVVRANEPQGKKPMPLKFAYRLFSGTHVPDIGLSAAKGSASASGT from the coding sequence ATGGTTGCCTCTACTGGAAGGAAGAGGAAACATGTTTCTGAAACTGACTCTGAACCAGAAGTCGAACCAGATGTCCCTGACATCTCCACCACTACCAAGAAAAGGATCAAGGGGAAGAGAATTCCCTTGAATGTTCCAGATGCACCCATTGACAATGTGTCATTCCACTTTGCCAGTTCTACACAAAGTTGGAAGTTTGTTGTTCAGAGAAGGTTAGCCAAAGAGAAAGAACTTCATGAAGATGCCTTGGGACTCAAGGAGATCATGGATCTATTGGTGGATGCTAGTTTGATGAAGACTGTCAAGGATATTGGCAGGTGCTTTACTCAATTGGTTAGGGAGTTCATTGTGAACATCCCTACTGACTGTGATGATGAGAGCAGCTATGAGTATAGGAAGGTCTATGTAAGAGGAAAGTGTGTCAATTTTTCTCCTGAAGTTGTTAATGAGTTTTTGGGCAGAAGCCCTGCTGCTGTGACTGATGAAGAGCTTGATTTGAATAAGGTTGCTAAGACCCTAACTGGCAAGATGGTCAAGAAGTGGCCAAAGAAAGGATTACTTCCATCTGGGAAGTTAACTACCAAGTATGTTGTGCTTTTCAAGATTGGATGTGCAAATTGGATGGCTACGAATCACCTGTCTGGTGTAACTGCTCCCCTTTCCAAGATGCTCTATCTGATTGGAACTGGTggtgagtttgattttggtcaACTTGTGTTTGAACAGACTCTGAAGCATGCAGGTTCTTATGCAGTGAGGCTGCCAAGTCTTTTTCCCTGCCTCTTGTCTGAGATAATAGTACAACAACATCCTCACAACCCTCATGTTGTGAGGGCTAATGAACCTCAAGGTAAGAAACCTATGCCTCTCAAGTTTGCTTATCGCTTGTTTTCTGGGACACATGTTCCCGACATTGGGCTGTCTGCAGCAAAGGGTTCTGCCAGTGCCAGTGGCACTTAG